The genomic window ATAGTCTTCCTCTGTACACTGCTTGTCTCGGGTTTGCGGGTATCAATGCAGATCTCGAACTTCTGGTCCATGTGTCTGTTATGATGCTCTCCCACCAATCGTCCGATAGGTAAGGTACCTAAGGTAGATATCTCACCTATTCTTCCGTACCCTCTGTACTTGCCTCTGACCAATATCTGTCTCGGGTGCGTGGCTGACGCCGCGAGTCTCACACTTCCGTACCAATTCACGGGTTGTGAATCCCTCTCACCAACGAACAATAGCTAAGATACATCAGATAGCTATCCCACCTATCTTAGCTCTTTCAGAATGTGTGGCTGAACGATGCGTGCCTTGCGTGGTTGGCTCACCTCCTGTACCTGCGATTGATATCTTCTCTATTGGAGGTGACTTACCTGTTGAAGGTGAGTTACCTATCGTAGCTACCTTAGCTGAGATAGGTAGCTTCGATGGTTCACCTCGGGTTTCTGGCTCAGATGTCTTGCGTACCTTCTTGTATGATCCGCTGATACCCCTGACTACAACACGGTAACCGGGCAGATCGATGTCGTCCCGTCGATCCAACGGCCGGTGTGGAACACAAAATAGGCACAAACTTCGGAATAGGTGCCTATTTTGAACGAGGTGAGGTACCTCGCTCAGCTACCTGTCTCACACTGGCGTCGTCGCTCGGTGGCCGACGAAGGTGATCCCATGTCAGAACACGACACTCAACCTCGCGCCGTCGCGGTCGGCGTTCTCAAAGGTGGCTTCGCGAAGACGACGACCGCGATCAACCTCGCGCGCGAGTTGGCACATCGGAACGAGTCCGCGCTCGTCATCGATCTCGACGACAACGGTCACATGACGCAGAATCTCGGCTTTATCGAAGAGTACGAAGCCGAGACGAACCACGTTCACGAGGTCCTCCTCGAAGACGGGGACGTACGCGATGCGATCGTCTCTGTCGTCGACGGTCTGGACCTCCTTCCGGCACATCAGGACCTCGAGGACGTACAGACCCAACTGAAGAACGCGATGGGTGGTTCGACGCGGTTGAACACCCGTGTCGTCGAGCCGTTGCTCGGCGACGAGTACGACTACATCGTCGTCGACTGCCCCGCCAACCAGGGGAAACTCAACGAAAACGCCCTGTACGCGACGAACAACCTCATTATCCCCGTGCGTCCGGAGACGGGATACGACTCCGGCATCCACAACACGGTCAATCGGCTGGTGAAAGAAGCGCGCCAGTACTTCGAGTTGGACATCCTCGCGGTCGTTCCGTCGGGCTTATCGCAACGACTGGACCAGGACCGACGCGATCGCGCGCTTCTGGAGGAGATCAACTCGATGGGGATCGCCGATTCCGTCGTTCCGAACTTCTGTCGGATCTCCGACGAGGACTGGGCGGCGATCGACGGGGGGACGTACGACGGTCCGCTCCCCGGGATCCGCTATCGATCGGCGATCGACGACGCCAACGACGCGGGGCTCCCGTTGCGCGATTACGACGCCAGCTGCGATCAACTCTCCTGTTACGGCGAACTGGCCGCGATCGTCGAAACCGGCGGCGTGGTTCGCGAGCGT from Halobaculum magnesiiphilum includes these protein-coding regions:
- a CDS encoding ParA family protein; translation: MSEHDTQPRAVAVGVLKGGFAKTTTAINLARELAHRNESALVIDLDDNGHMTQNLGFIEEYEAETNHVHEVLLEDGDVRDAIVSVVDGLDLLPAHQDLEDVQTQLKNAMGGSTRLNTRVVEPLLGDEYDYIVVDCPANQGKLNENALYATNNLIIPVRPETGYDSGIHNTVNRLVKEARQYFELDILAVVPSGLSQRLDQDRRDRALLEEINSMGIADSVVPNFCRISDEDWAAIDGGTYDGPLPGIRYRSAIDDANDAGLPLRDYDASCDQLSCYGELAAIVETGGVVREREVVA